In Photobacterium sp. TLY01, the following proteins share a genomic window:
- a CDS encoding carbohydrate ABC transporter permease translates to MEQTLSLTKQKAARPSLADRLQKWLPKIVLAPTMLVTVVCIYGFMFWTFYLSLTNSRFLPSFNFAGLMQYQKLMDNDRWITSVTNLGIFGLMFMLIAIVLGVGLAILLDQNIRQEGAIRTIYLYPMALSFIVTGTAWKWILNPGLGIEKLMHDWGFTGFEFNWLVDQDMSVYTLVIAAVWQSSGFVMAMFLAGLRGIDSSIIKAAQIDGASMPTIYWKIVLPCLRPVFFSAVIITSHIAIKSFDLVTALTAGGPGYSSDLPALFMYAHSFTRGQVGLGAASAIMMLAGVLAILVPYLYSELREKKS, encoded by the coding sequence ATGGAGCAAACCTTGTCGCTCACCAAACAGAAAGCGGCCCGGCCCAGCCTGGCGGACAGATTACAGAAGTGGCTGCCGAAAATCGTGCTGGCCCCGACCATGCTGGTCACTGTGGTGTGTATTTATGGCTTTATGTTTTGGACATTTTATCTGTCGCTGACCAATTCCCGCTTTCTGCCCAGCTTTAATTTTGCCGGGTTGATGCAATACCAGAAGCTGATGGACAACGACCGTTGGATCACCTCGGTGACCAATCTTGGCATTTTTGGCCTGATGTTTATGCTGATTGCGATTGTACTGGGGGTCGGTCTGGCGATTTTGCTGGATCAGAATATCCGCCAGGAAGGCGCAATCCGGACGATTTATCTCTATCCCATGGCGCTGTCCTTCATTGTCACCGGCACGGCCTGGAAGTGGATTCTCAACCCGGGTCTGGGGATCGAAAAACTGATGCACGATTGGGGATTTACCGGCTTTGAATTTAACTGGCTGGTGGATCAGGACATGTCGGTGTACACCCTGGTGATCGCCGCGGTGTGGCAGTCGTCGGGTTTTGTGATGGCCATGTTCCTGGCGGGCCTGCGCGGGATCGATTCTTCGATCATCAAAGCCGCCCAGATCGACGGGGCCAGCATGCCGACGATTTACTGGAAAATTGTCCTGCCATGCCTGCGTCCGGTCTTTTTCAGTGCGGTGATTATCACCTCGCACATTGCCATTAAGAGCTTCGATCTGGTCACCGCGCTGACCGCGGGTGGTCCGGGCTATTCGTCCGATTTACCTGCACTCTTTATGTACGCGCATTCCTTTACCCGCGGACAGGTGGGTCTGGGGGCAGCCAGTGCCATCATGATGCTGGCGGGCGTTCTGGCGATTCTGGTGCCTTATCTCTATTCCGAATTGCGGGAGAAGAAATCATGA
- a CDS encoding ABC transporter substrate-binding protein, translating into MTFAAASSVANAGEVEVLHWWTSGGEAKSAAVLKQMLEKQGDSWKDFAVAGGGGESAMTVLKTRAVSGNPPSAAQIKGHDIQEWGDLGFLTSLDDVAEAGQWDKVLPAVVTKVMKYNGDYVAVPVNVHRVNWLWANPEVFKKAGAKVPANMDEFFAAAEKIKAAGFVPLAHGGQPWQDATLFEAIALDVLGSQDYNKAFVDLDMDVLSGPKMVEIFATFQRMHDYIDENSPGRDWNIATSMVINGEAAMQIMGDWAKGEFAAAGKQPGKDYICAPAPGTANQFTFNIDSFAFFKLSNKDNEQAQKHLAKTILNKDFQEVFNLNKGSIPVRLDMNMDKFDKCALDSMATFKASAQTGDLVPSMAHGLATTSYVQGAVYDVVTNFFNDTSADPKQAAQQLARAVKAAI; encoded by the coding sequence ATGACATTCGCGGCAGCCAGTTCTGTGGCCAATGCCGGTGAAGTGGAAGTGCTGCACTGGTGGACATCGGGCGGTGAGGCGAAATCGGCCGCTGTGCTCAAGCAAATGTTGGAAAAGCAGGGCGATAGCTGGAAAGACTTCGCCGTGGCCGGAGGCGGCGGTGAGAGTGCGATGACAGTACTCAAAACCCGTGCGGTATCGGGGAATCCGCCTTCTGCGGCGCAAATTAAAGGTCACGATATTCAGGAGTGGGGCGATCTGGGTTTTCTGACCTCGCTGGATGATGTGGCAGAAGCCGGTCAATGGGACAAGGTGCTGCCAGCCGTGGTGACCAAAGTCATGAAGTATAACGGCGACTACGTGGCCGTGCCGGTGAACGTACACCGTGTGAACTGGCTGTGGGCCAACCCTGAGGTATTCAAGAAAGCCGGTGCGAAAGTGCCTGCCAACATGGACGAGTTTTTTGCCGCGGCAGAGAAGATTAAAGCCGCAGGCTTTGTGCCTCTGGCGCATGGCGGTCAGCCTTGGCAAGACGCAACGCTGTTTGAAGCGATTGCGCTGGATGTTTTAGGTTCGCAAGACTACAACAAGGCGTTTGTTGATCTGGATATGGACGTGCTGTCCGGTCCGAAAATGGTTGAAATCTTCGCGACCTTCCAGCGTATGCACGACTACATCGACGAGAACTCGCCGGGGCGTGACTGGAATATCGCCACCTCCATGGTGATCAATGGTGAGGCTGCCATGCAAATCATGGGTGACTGGGCAAAAGGTGAATTTGCGGCGGCCGGTAAACAGCCGGGCAAAGATTACATCTGCGCACCTGCGCCGGGCACAGCAAACCAGTTTACCTTCAACATCGACAGCTTTGCCTTCTTCAAACTGAGCAACAAAGACAATGAGCAGGCGCAGAAACATCTGGCCAAAACCATTCTCAATAAAGACTTCCAGGAAGTGTTTAACCTCAACAAAGGCTCGATCCCAGTGCGTCTGGACATGAACATGGACAAGTTCGACAAGTGTGCGCTGGATTCAATGGCCACCTTCAAAGCCTCAGCGCAAACGGGCGATCTGGTGCCGAGTATGGCCCACGGTCTGGCCACCACCAGCTATGTGCAGGGTGCGGTCTATGATGTGGTGACCAACTTCTTCAACGATACATCTGCCGATCCTAAACAAGCCGCGCAACAGCTGGCTCGTGCAGTAAAAGCAGCCATATAA